In the Brassica napus cultivar Da-Ae chromosome A7, Da-Ae, whole genome shotgun sequence genome, one interval contains:
- the LOC106357418 gene encoding metacaspase-6, translating to MAKRAVLIGINYVGTKAELRGCVNDVRRMHVSLVERYGFSDKNIKLLIDTDSSTMKPTGKNIRQALLDLVQPAQPGDVLFVHYSGHGTRLPAETGEDDDTGYDECIVPSDMNLITDDDFRDLVDMAPKDCPITIVSDSCHSGGLIDEAKEQIGESTKKKKKDSGESSRTNKETGVEETESKEITDLGSRSLPLDTLIDMLKQETGKDDIEVGKIRTTLFDMFGEDSSPKVKKFMNVILSNLQETTTGQTSQGDILESVANLTQEFLEQKINDVVIPAIQEVYAGAINGALPDNGILISGCQTDQTSADASPPGHPEQAYGALTNAIQIILKETNGKISNKDLVLKVRKLLRKQGFEQRPGLYCSDDYVNDQFIC from the exons ATGGCTAAGAGAGCGGTACTGATAGGAATCAACTACGTAGGAACAAAGGCTGAGCTACGAGGCTGCGTCAACGACGTCCGTCGGATGCATGTAAGCCTCGTTGAACGTTACGGATTCTCCGACAAGAACATCAAACTGTTGATCGATACTGATAGCTCTACGATGAAACCGACCGGCAAGAACATCCGACAGGCATTGTTGGATCTGGTTCAACCAGCTCAACCGGGGGATGTTCTCTTTGTCCATTACAGTGGACACGGTACGAGGTTGCCGGCTGAAACTGGAGAAGATGATGATACTGGTTACGATGAGTGTATTGTTCCTTCTGATATGAATCTTATCACCG ATGATGATTTTAGGGATCTTGTGGATATGGCACCAAAGGATTGTCCCATTACAATAGTTTCAGACTCTTGTCACAGTGGTGGTCTCATCGACGAAGCCAAAGAGCAGATTGGAGAGagcacaaagaagaagaagaaagactctGGAGAATCTTCAAGAACCAACAAGGAGACAGGAGTAGAAGAGACAGAGAGCAAGGAGATTACTGATTTGGGGAGCAGATCTCTTCCATTAGATACCTTGATTGATATGCTGAAGCAGGAAACAGGCAAAGATGATATCGAAGTAGGGAAAATCAGAACAACTCTATTCGATATGTTTGGAGAAGATTCAAGCCCAAAGGTGAAGAAATTCATGAATGTGATTCTAAGCAACCTACAAGAGACTACCACTGGTCAAACTAGTCAAGGTGATATATTGGAGTCAGTTGCAAACCTAACTCAAGAGTTTCTTGAGCAGAAGATAAATGATGTTGTGATACCAGCGATCCAAGAGGTCTATGCTGGTGCAATCAATGGTGCACTTCCGGATAATGGTATACTGATCAGTGGTTGTCAAACTGATCAAACATCTGCTGATGCAAGCCCACCGGGTCACCCGGAACAGGCTTATGGAGCACTAACCAATGCTATACAGATCATACTTAAGGAGACTAATGGTAAGATTAGTAACAAAGATCTTGTTTTGAAGGTTAGGAAACTTCTTAGGAAACAGGGGTTTGAACAACGACCGGGACTGTATTGCAGCGATGATTATGTGAATGATCAGTTTATATGCTGA
- the LOC106357419 gene encoding metacaspase-5, protein MAKKAVLIGINYPGTKAELRGCVNDVRRMHKCLVDRFGFLERNITELIDTDDSYTKPTGKNIRRALLNLVESAKSGDVLVVHYSGHGTRLPAETGEDDDTGYDECIVPCDMNLITDDEFRELVDKVPKDARITIISDSCHSGGLIDEAKEQIGESTKKKKKPKKEAKGSSRHGIKDFVLETVEQEDEETNIEENIELENGDKIHVGNKSLPLQTLIDILKLDTGNDDIEVGKIRPTLFNVFGEDASSKVKKFMKVLLTKLQEGENDHGGLVGMIGKLTQEFIEHKLNDDEENVGRKQEVYAGASKGSMADNGILISGCQTDQTSADASPLGQPEMAYGAFTNAVQIILEETNGKITYKELVMKARKLLKKQGFTQRPGLYCSDGYVNAPFIC, encoded by the exons ATGGCGAAGAAAGCAGTATTAATTGGAATCAACTATCCTGGAACTAAGGCGGAGTTACGAGGATGTGTCAACGATGTTCGAAGGATGCACAAATGCCTAGTCGATAGGTTCGGTTTCTTGGAGAGAAACATCACCGAGCTGATCGATACTGACGACTCTTATACCAAACCTACCGGTAAGAACATCCGACGGGCGTTGTTGAATCTAGTTGAGTCAGCTAAATCTGGAGACGTTCTCGTCGTCCATTACAGTGGACATGGGACGAGGTTGCCGGCAGAGACTGGAGAAGATGATGATACTGGTTACGATGAGTGTATTGTTCCATGTGATATGAATCTGATCACCG ATGATGAATTCAGGGAACTTGTGGATAAAGTTCCAAAAGATGCACGCATTACAATCATCTCAGACTCTTGTCATAGTGGTGGTCTCATAGATGAAGCTAAGGAGCAGATAGGAGAGagcacaaagaagaagaagaaaccaaagaaagAAGCTAAAGGCTCTTCAAGACATGGAATCAAAGACTTCGTGCTTGAAACTGTGGAACAAGAAGACGAAGAAACCAATATTGAAGAAAATATTGAGCTAGAAAATGGGGACAAAATCCATGTGGGAAACAAATCTCTACCTCTACAAACTCTTATCGATATCCTCAAGCTCGACACGGGCAACGATGATATCGAAGTTGGTAAAATCAGACCAACACTATTCAATGTGTTTGGAGAAGATGCATCTTCAAAGGTGAAGAAGTTCATGAAAGTGCTTCTAACAAAGCTGCAAGAAGGCGAAAATGATCATGGTGGTCTAGTGGGAATGATTGGGAAACTAACGCAAGAGTTTATTGAACACAAGCTCAACGACGATGAAGAGAACGTTGGGAGAAAGCAAGAGGTCTATGCAGGTGCAAGCAAAGGTTCTATGGCTGATAACGGTATTTTGATTAGTGGTTGTCAAACTGATCAAACTTCAGCAGACGCAAGTCCTTTAGGTCAGCCCGAGATGGCGTATGGAGCATTCACTAATGCTGTGCAGATCATACTTGAGGAGACTAATGGTAAGATTACATATAAAGAACTGGTTATGAAGGCAAGAAAGCTTCTTAAGAAACAGGGCTTTACTCAACGACCGGGCCTGTATTGTAGCGACGGTTACGTGAATGCTCCGTTTATTTGTTGA